In Risungbinella massiliensis, a single window of DNA contains:
- a CDS encoding lysine N(6)-hydroxylase/L-ornithine N(5)-oxygenase family protein, with protein MSKQSINTNTIYDVIGVGLGPFNLGLAALLDPITEVNALFLEQKEQFAWHPGLLLENTTLQVPFFADLVTMANPTSPYSYLNYLKHQKRLYHFYFLERFHVPRKEFSHYCHWVSEQLESCRFGKQVVGIEFHQQDDPTQNYYEICVRDTSSEQMELLRCKHLVLGVGTSPVLDKKFSLLSEQDIFHSSQFLERLDRCREAHRITVVGSGQSAAEVFLTLLQDQTNYGYDLNWYTRSTGFFPMEYSKLGLEHFSPDYTRYFYSLPQDKRDERRSKQDLLYKGISATTIADIYDLLYERTVGGQAIPATLQAMTSLQSIQSMPDGTYELTLTHTEQQISFTHQSDVIILATGYASQVDQLLQPFGEYIQRDEKQRPIIQEDYQIATQGSQYNRIYLQNGELHSHGIGAPDLGLGAYRNSIIINSLCDSEVYPVQERNVFQHFGTTKVPTLAQM; from the coding sequence ATGTCCAAGCAATCCATCAACACAAACACAATATATGATGTAATCGGAGTGGGACTTGGGCCTTTTAATCTAGGATTGGCCGCACTACTAGACCCTATCACAGAAGTAAATGCCTTATTTCTAGAACAAAAAGAACAATTTGCTTGGCATCCTGGTCTCCTGCTGGAAAATACAACTTTACAAGTACCATTTTTTGCGGATTTGGTTACAATGGCAAATCCAACGAGTCCTTATTCTTATCTCAACTACTTGAAACATCAAAAAAGACTTTATCATTTCTACTTCTTAGAACGGTTTCACGTACCACGTAAGGAATTCAGTCACTATTGTCACTGGGTTTCTGAACAATTGGAAAGCTGCCGATTTGGAAAGCAGGTAGTTGGAATCGAATTCCATCAGCAGGATGATCCTACACAAAACTATTACGAGATCTGTGTTCGGGACACATCCAGTGAGCAAATGGAGCTTTTACGATGTAAACACCTAGTTCTTGGAGTAGGAACGTCACCTGTGCTAGATAAAAAATTCAGTCTACTTTCGGAACAAGATATTTTTCACTCTTCCCAATTCTTAGAACGATTGGATCGATGTCGAGAAGCTCATAGGATTACTGTTGTTGGTTCGGGACAAAGTGCCGCAGAAGTATTTCTCACCCTTCTTCAAGATCAAACGAATTATGGATATGATCTCAATTGGTATACAAGATCTACTGGATTTTTCCCGATGGAGTATTCCAAATTAGGCTTGGAACACTTCTCACCTGATTACACACGCTACTTCTACTCTCTGCCTCAAGACAAGAGAGATGAACGACGTAGCAAACAAGACCTACTCTATAAAGGAATTAGTGCCACAACCATAGCTGATATCTATGACTTACTCTATGAACGAACGGTCGGCGGACAAGCAATCCCTGCTACTTTACAAGCGATGACTTCCTTGCAATCTATTCAGTCCATGCCAGATGGTACATACGAACTAACTTTGACCCATACCGAACAACAAATAAGCTTTACTCACCAAAGTGATGTAATCATCTTAGCAACAGGATATGCATCCCAGGTAGACCAGCTCCTCCAACCATTCGGGGAGTATATCCAACGTGATGAGAAACAACGTCCTATCATTCAAGAAGACTATCAAATTGCAACACAAGGCTCGCAATATAATCGCATCTATCTGCAAAATGGAGAACTTCATAGCCATGGAATTGGAGCTCCAGACTTAGGTCT
- a CDS encoding GNAT family N-acetyltransferase — protein sequence MIRHQLANRAITDESIQQQITFRPVQIETDFGLLHRWQHEQHVIPYWNLDISLEAYQKHLTEFLQDPHQSLHIGMIDGIPMSYWETYWVQGDILEGSYDSHPADQGVHLLIGETDYLGKGYALPLLRAITSLLFEHPETEKVVAEPNILNKKMIHIFEKCGYRFQKKIDLPDKEAALLFCYREEFEKRWQDVQAIHQHKHNI from the coding sequence TTGATCAGACACCAATTAGCCAATCGAGCCATCACAGATGAGTCGATTCAGCAACAAATCACATTTCGCCCAGTTCAGATAGAGACAGACTTTGGTCTACTCCATCGCTGGCAACATGAACAGCACGTTATTCCTTATTGGAATCTAGATATCTCACTAGAAGCCTATCAGAAACATCTAACTGAATTTCTTCAAGACCCTCATCAAAGCCTTCATATCGGAATGATTGATGGTATACCGATGAGCTACTGGGAAACGTACTGGGTACAAGGAGACATCTTAGAAGGAAGTTATGACTCTCATCCCGCTGATCAGGGTGTTCATCTTCTAATAGGAGAAACGGACTATCTGGGGAAAGGATACGCCCTTCCTCTGTTACGAGCCATTACAAGTCTTTTATTTGAACACCCAGAAACCGAGAAAGTGGTAGCAGAACCAAACATTTTAAATAAAAAAATGATCCATATCTTTGAGAAGTGCGGATATAGGTTTCAAAAGAAAATCGACCTTCCTGATAAAGAAGCAGCTTTACTCTTTTGCTATCGAGAAGAATTTGAAAAGAGGTGGCAAGATGTCCAAGCAATCCATCAACACAAACACAATATATGA
- a CDS encoding aspartate aminotransferase family protein — protein MSSIRFNNQHYLDRQSSRESNARSYPRRIPIAIRKAMGIQVTDVEGKIYYDCLAGAGTLALGHNHPVVREAIEKTLRSEYPLHTLDLTTPIKDKFVEELYSVLPHSFAQKAKIQFCGPAGTDAVEAALKIVKTATGKRSILSFQGGYHGMTHGALSLMGNLGAKEKIPGLMSDVHFLPYPYEYRCPFGIGGEESIKIHQHFIERFLDDPERGVTQPAGLILEMVQGEGGAIPAPDHWANHIRNITKKHNIPMIIDEIQTGFGRTGKMFAFEHAEIEPDVLVLSKAIGGSLPLAVVVYQEELDQWGPGAHAGTFRGNQMAMAAGLATICFIRENQIANHAAKMGELLQSKLRLIQQATSSIGEVRGRGLMIGAEIINRHLSPDHLGSYPAHPELARLIQQECFKRGLILELGGRHGSVVRFLPPLIITSEQIEEITNIFGEAVLAAERQSSPHQEASIL, from the coding sequence ATGAGTTCCATAAGATTTAACAATCAGCATTATCTAGATCGACAATCTTCCCGAGAGTCCAATGCCCGTTCGTATCCAAGACGAATCCCAATCGCTATCCGAAAGGCAATGGGGATTCAAGTAACCGACGTGGAAGGAAAAATATATTATGACTGTTTGGCTGGGGCTGGTACATTGGCACTTGGTCACAACCATCCGGTTGTTCGAGAAGCAATTGAAAAAACACTTCGTTCTGAATACCCTTTACATACGTTAGATCTTACAACACCTATCAAAGATAAATTTGTAGAGGAGCTGTATTCTGTACTTCCCCATTCTTTCGCTCAGAAAGCAAAGATCCAGTTTTGCGGACCTGCTGGGACAGATGCAGTTGAAGCAGCTCTCAAGATCGTTAAAACCGCTACAGGAAAACGCTCCATCCTTTCTTTCCAAGGTGGTTATCATGGAATGACTCATGGAGCATTAAGTCTGATGGGCAATTTAGGTGCAAAAGAAAAGATTCCAGGTCTAATGTCTGATGTCCATTTCTTACCATATCCCTACGAATATCGGTGCCCATTTGGTATAGGAGGAGAAGAAAGCATTAAGATTCACCAGCACTTCATCGAACGGTTTCTCGACGATCCAGAACGTGGAGTTACCCAACCAGCTGGGCTAATCTTAGAAATGGTACAAGGTGAGGGTGGCGCAATTCCTGCTCCAGATCACTGGGCAAACCACATTCGTAATATTACCAAAAAACATAATATACCGATGATTATAGATGAGATCCAGACTGGTTTTGGACGAACCGGGAAGATGTTTGCCTTTGAACATGCTGAGATTGAGCCAGATGTCTTAGTATTATCCAAAGCAATTGGTGGATCTCTGCCTTTAGCGGTTGTCGTATATCAAGAAGAATTGGATCAATGGGGTCCAGGAGCTCATGCAGGTACTTTTCGTGGGAATCAGATGGCCATGGCTGCTGGTTTGGCTACGATTTGTTTCATTCGTGAAAACCAAATTGCAAACCATGCAGCCAAAATGGGTGAGCTTCTACAGAGTAAATTACGATTGATTCAACAGGCAACGAGTTCAATCGGAGAGGTACGTGGAAGAGGACTTATGATTGGGGCGGAAATTATCAACCGACATCTATCTCCTGATCATCTGGGAAGTTATCCAGCACATCCTGAGCTAGCTCGTTTGATCCAGCAAGAGTGTTTCAAACGTGGGCTAATCTTAGAATTAGGTGGTCGTCATGGTAGCGTTGTGCGATTCTTACCACCACTGATTATTACATCCGAACAAATAGAAGAGATTACAAATATTTTTGGAGAAGCAGTTCTAGCGGCTGAGCGACAATCTTCCCCACATCAGGAGGCTAGCATCTTGTGA
- a CDS encoding IucA/IucC family protein — MKSSSKKIAQQHSMQNLLNCFLREIHIGKIIHRSSLPETLASQIEVETIYQIPLSSVGMTILAPVSYLSYTDRHLYKFPLYYQTDSTYAELDFVWLASLLTKEAASLEGVGQIPSDLLARIIQSEQLMGSFIESRFVDQESLIQPSFTFIEAEQSLLVGHLLHPTPKSRQGLHEWEQIRYAPEAKGSFSLHYFRVHHSLVIEKTSLSESATDCIKQELMNDPNISTEWKEMYCQSSDGFSIIPIHPLQAEFLLQQAWVQSTIVKGMIHNLGTAGRAYQATSSLRTLYHPEARFMIKGSVPIQITNSLRVNKYKELERGVEISNLVESPIGTSLRNRYPNFQIIVDPAFITVKHPHEEESGFEVSLRTNPFIAGYDQQVTLIAGLGQDVFPDQGSRIKQIIENIAQQEQRTIKEVSLDWFQRYLAISLEPMLDLYLQHGIALEAHQQNSLVQLTPIGYPAKFFYRDNQGYYYAESMFEQLKQWIPDVSTMSQTMCSDVVADERFRYYLIFNHMFGLIHAFGNAGLIEEGILLAELRNRLQAWRIYDRPTSQFLTSLLEDPQVPCKANFLTRLYEMDELVGSLETQSVYTTIPNPLWKGETSIDQTPISQSSHHR; from the coding sequence ATGAAAAGTTCAAGTAAAAAAATCGCTCAACAGCATAGCATGCAAAACCTCCTAAACTGTTTTCTACGAGAAATACACATTGGGAAAATCATTCATAGGAGTTCTCTTCCAGAGACACTAGCATCCCAAATCGAGGTCGAAACGATCTACCAAATTCCTCTTTCCTCTGTAGGAATGACAATTTTGGCACCAGTCTCCTATCTATCTTACACAGATCGACATCTATATAAGTTCCCGCTCTATTACCAAACTGATTCTACATATGCTGAACTAGACTTTGTATGGTTAGCTTCCTTACTAACAAAAGAGGCTGCTTCTCTTGAAGGAGTAGGACAAATTCCAAGTGATCTTCTTGCTAGAATCATTCAAAGCGAGCAGTTGATGGGGAGTTTCATCGAGTCCCGATTCGTTGATCAGGAATCGCTAATCCAACCTTCATTCACCTTTATTGAGGCGGAACAGTCTCTCCTAGTCGGTCATCTGCTACATCCAACTCCGAAAAGTAGACAAGGATTACATGAATGGGAGCAGATTCGATACGCTCCAGAGGCAAAAGGCTCCTTTTCTTTGCATTATTTTCGGGTCCACCACTCTCTTGTAATAGAGAAAACAAGTCTATCAGAAAGCGCTACCGATTGTATCAAGCAAGAACTTATGAATGATCCAAACATCTCAACAGAGTGGAAGGAAATGTACTGCCAATCCAGTGATGGATTCTCCATCATCCCAATCCATCCTTTACAAGCAGAGTTCTTACTTCAACAAGCATGGGTTCAATCCACCATCGTAAAGGGTATGATTCATAATCTTGGTACAGCTGGAAGAGCCTATCAAGCTACATCATCTCTACGTACGCTTTATCATCCTGAAGCTCGTTTTATGATAAAAGGCTCTGTTCCAATCCAAATTACCAACTCGCTACGAGTTAACAAATATAAAGAACTTGAACGTGGTGTGGAGATCTCCAATCTTGTAGAGAGTCCGATTGGTACAAGCCTACGAAATCGTTATCCTAATTTCCAAATTATTGTAGACCCTGCATTCATTACAGTAAAACACCCGCATGAAGAGGAATCTGGATTTGAGGTATCCCTAAGGACAAATCCGTTTATCGCTGGATACGATCAACAAGTAACCTTAATCGCTGGTTTAGGACAAGATGTATTCCCAGATCAGGGTTCTCGAATCAAGCAAATCATCGAGAATATAGCTCAGCAAGAACAACGGACAATAAAAGAAGTAAGTCTAGATTGGTTCCAACGTTATCTTGCCATCTCTCTTGAACCAATGTTAGATCTGTATCTTCAACATGGAATTGCCCTAGAAGCGCACCAACAAAACAGCCTTGTCCAACTTACTCCTATAGGCTATCCAGCTAAGTTTTTCTATCGAGATAATCAAGGTTACTACTATGCCGAATCCATGTTTGAACAGCTAAAACAATGGATTCCGGATGTAAGTACTATGAGCCAAACCATGTGCTCTGATGTAGTAGCCGATGAACGTTTCCGGTACTATCTCATCTTTAATCACATGTTTGGTCTCATCCATGCATTTGGAAATGCTGGGCTAATCGAAGAAGGAATCCTACTGGCTGAGCTTCGAAATCGTCTTCAAGCATGGCGTATCTATGATCGTCCTACTTCTCAGTTCTTAACAAGTCTACTAGAAGATCCCCAAGTACCATGTAAAGCCAATTTCTTAACGCGTTTATATGAGATGGATGAACTTGTTGGCTCTTTAGAAACTCAATCCGTTTATACCACAATCCCGAATCCTCTTTGGAAAGGAGAAACCTCTATTGATCAGACACCAATTAGCCAATCGAGCCATCACAGATGA
- a CDS encoding pyridoxal phosphate-dependent decarboxylase family protein: MKEQNWDQWFLNNSVGSTINHNLASETTRAAIQEHFAKLSQPYSGASTSEIETKVAQIDICPDQGIPLTKALFDLSQSVLQHSIVVHHPRSIAHLHCAPLIPALAAEQYISATNQSMDSWDQSSAGSFVENRMIEWLCQLYGYSNYGDGVFTSGGTQSNLMGIHLARDHFSQKTWNWNIQQQGLPPKASRLRILCSAIAHFTVQQSAALLGLGSQAVISIPVDKQQRMSISHLKETIDQLLSEGFEPFAIVATAGTTDFGSIDPLTEIAEVAQKHSIWLHVDAAYGGALILSNQESTKLAGISQSDSITVDFHKLFYQPISCGAFLLRDQENFRYIRLHTDYLNPEDDEEQGVPNLVNKSLQTTRRFDALKLLVSLQTLGREQFAKMIETTIDLTQDIAKYLSDHSELEIANTNPEINAIVFRFKGSNLEHSDKKLDEINLQIRQALLQSGSAVIAKTKYNGHVYLKFTLLNPRTKRSDIHSLLEEIVEIGKRLERRTISHEKFK, from the coding sequence GTGAAGGAACAAAATTGGGATCAATGGTTTCTGAATAATTCGGTTGGCTCTACTATTAATCATAATCTAGCAAGTGAAACAACCCGCGCAGCTATACAAGAGCACTTTGCTAAGCTATCTCAACCATACAGTGGCGCTAGCACTTCTGAAATAGAAACGAAAGTAGCCCAAATAGATATTTGTCCTGATCAAGGAATTCCTTTGACAAAAGCACTATTTGACTTATCTCAAAGTGTACTTCAACACTCGATCGTAGTACACCACCCACGTTCGATTGCGCATCTTCATTGTGCACCACTAATCCCTGCTCTGGCAGCAGAACAATATATCTCAGCTACCAATCAGTCTATGGATTCATGGGATCAGAGCTCAGCAGGGTCATTTGTTGAAAATAGGATGATCGAGTGGCTTTGTCAATTGTATGGCTATTCCAACTACGGGGATGGGGTCTTTACGAGTGGTGGGACACAATCCAACCTCATGGGAATTCATTTAGCTAGGGATCACTTCTCCCAAAAAACATGGAATTGGAATATTCAACAACAGGGTTTACCACCTAAAGCATCTCGATTACGAATCTTGTGCTCAGCAATTGCTCATTTTACTGTGCAACAATCAGCTGCTCTGCTTGGGTTAGGATCACAAGCTGTCATCTCGATCCCTGTTGATAAACAGCAACGGATGTCCATCTCTCATCTAAAAGAAACAATTGATCAGTTGCTAAGTGAAGGATTTGAACCATTTGCGATTGTAGCAACTGCTGGGACAACCGATTTTGGCAGTATTGATCCACTAACTGAAATTGCAGAAGTCGCTCAGAAACACTCCATTTGGCTTCATGTTGATGCAGCATATGGAGGTGCCCTTATTCTTAGTAATCAAGAATCTACGAAATTGGCTGGTATCTCTCAATCAGACTCAATCACAGTCGACTTTCATAAATTGTTTTATCAACCGATTAGCTGCGGAGCTTTTCTCTTGCGAGATCAAGAGAATTTCCGATACATCCGTCTCCATACTGATTATCTCAATCCAGAAGATGACGAGGAACAAGGTGTTCCGAATCTAGTAAATAAATCCTTGCAAACAACTCGTCGCTTTGATGCCTTAAAGTTGCTTGTTAGCTTGCAGACATTAGGGAGAGAACAGTTTGCCAAGATGATTGAGACAACGATTGATTTAACACAAGACATAGCCAAATATTTATCAGATCATTCTGAACTAGAGATTGCCAACACTAATCCGGAGATTAATGCTATCGTTTTCCGATTTAAAGGTTCAAACCTTGAACATTCCGATAAAAAACTTGATGAGATCAACCTACAGATTCGGCAAGCTCTTTTACAGTCCGGTTCAGCTGTGATCGCAAAAACGAAATATAACGGTCATGTTTATCTCAAATTTACATTACTCAATCCACGTACAAAGCGATCTGACATCCACTCTTTACTTGAAGAAATCGTAGAGATTGGAAAGAGATTAGAAAGGAGAACTATCTCACATGAAAAGTTCAAGTAA